The Geobacillus stearothermophilus ATCC 12980 genome contains a region encoding:
- a CDS encoding DnaA N-terminal domain-containing protein, with amino-acid sequence MKEHHLWEQVKTKLAQKLPGPSFDTWFASTSATVDDDWLIIECLNDIQCEWLQTRYGELISETVREVFGREMRIFVSVHGERQKIEERLEQRFGAPMTFRQYVTRLERQMEELERRIDHYARIIDELLESRPIH; translated from the coding sequence GTGAAGGAGCACCATCTTTGGGAACAAGTGAAAACGAAGCTTGCGCAAAAGCTGCCCGGCCCGTCGTTTGACACGTGGTTTGCCTCGACGTCGGCGACGGTGGATGACGATTGGCTCATCATTGAATGCCTCAACGACATTCAATGTGAATGGCTGCAAACAAGATACGGCGAACTCATCAGTGAAACCGTCCGCGAAGTGTTCGGCCGCGAGATGCGCATCTTCGTCTCTGTCCACGGCGAGCGGCAGAAAATCGAAGAGCGGCTCGAACAGCGATTCGGCGCTCCGATGACCTTCCGTCAATACGTCACCCGCCTTGAGCGGCAGATGGAGGAGCTGGAGCGGCGCATTGACCACTACGCGCGCATTATCGATGAATTGCTGGAATCCCGTCCGATTCACTGA
- a CDS encoding aldehyde dehydrogenase family protein — MSIAVQKQKLYINGKWREAKSYTELKSPYSRETIAEIPVATEQEVDEAIAAAYAARQTMAAMPAHERAAILERVGEQLKARQEEAARLIALEAAKPITTAKGEVARTIQTYKFAAEEAKRIHGETLPLDAAPGGEHRIALTVREPIGVIGAITPFNFPMNLVAHKLGPAIASGNTVVLKPASQTPLSAYFIAELFEKAGLPKGALNVVTGSGRTVGDKIVTDPRISMITFTGSPEVGIAIRNKAGLKRVTLELGSNSAVIVDEQVDLDRIIPRCVFGAFTFQGQVCISLQRIYVHENRYDEFVEKFVAAAKQLKTGDPLDPTTDVSALITPNDVDRALSWIEEAKQGGANVVLGGERDGNILLPTVIVDAEPTMKVSCQEVFAPIVLINRVRSIDEAIELVNDSRYGLQAGIYTDNVHTAWKAAKQLHVGGVLINDIPTFRVDHMPYGGVKESGFGREGIRYAIEEMTELKLIIFNQN; from the coding sequence ATGTCAATCGCGGTGCAGAAACAGAAGCTATACATCAACGGCAAATGGCGGGAAGCCAAGTCGTACACGGAGCTGAAATCGCCATACTCACGCGAGACGATTGCCGAAATCCCTGTGGCCACCGAACAAGAAGTCGACGAAGCGATCGCGGCGGCGTACGCCGCGCGGCAAACGATGGCGGCTATGCCGGCGCATGAACGAGCCGCCATTTTAGAGCGGGTCGGCGAGCAGCTGAAAGCGCGGCAGGAAGAAGCGGCAAGGTTGATCGCACTGGAAGCAGCCAAACCGATCACCACGGCGAAAGGGGAAGTCGCCCGCACGATCCAAACGTACAAATTCGCCGCCGAAGAAGCGAAGCGCATTCACGGGGAAACGCTGCCGCTTGACGCCGCGCCGGGCGGGGAACATCGCATCGCCTTGACGGTCCGCGAGCCGATCGGCGTCATTGGAGCGATTACGCCGTTTAACTTCCCGATGAACTTGGTGGCCCATAAACTTGGCCCGGCCATCGCCTCGGGCAACACCGTTGTGTTGAAGCCAGCCAGCCAAACGCCGCTGTCCGCCTACTTTATTGCCGAACTGTTCGAAAAAGCCGGTTTGCCGAAAGGGGCGCTCAACGTCGTCACCGGAAGCGGCCGCACGGTCGGCGACAAAATCGTCACCGACCCGCGCATCAGCATGATCACCTTCACCGGCAGCCCGGAAGTCGGCATCGCGATCCGCAATAAAGCTGGCTTAAAGCGGGTGACGCTCGAGCTCGGCTCGAACTCGGCCGTGATCGTCGATGAACAGGTCGATCTTGACCGCATCATCCCGCGCTGCGTGTTCGGTGCGTTCACGTTCCAAGGGCAGGTGTGCATTTCACTCCAGCGCATTTACGTGCATGAGAATCGTTATGACGAGTTCGTCGAAAAATTTGTCGCCGCCGCGAAACAGTTGAAAACAGGCGACCCGTTGGATCCAACCACCGATGTATCCGCCTTGATTACGCCAAACGATGTCGACCGGGCGCTCTCTTGGATCGAGGAGGCGAAACAAGGCGGCGCAAACGTCGTCCTCGGCGGCGAGCGCGACGGCAATATCTTGCTTCCGACGGTCATTGTGGACGCCGAACCGACGATGAAAGTGTCTTGCCAAGAAGTGTTCGCCCCGATCGTCTTGATCAACCGCGTCCGTTCGATCGATGAAGCCATTGAACTGGTCAATGACTCGCGCTACGGCTTGCAGGCGGGCATCTACACCGACAACGTCCATACCGCGTGGAAAGCGGCGAAACAACTGCACGTTGGCGGCGTGTTGATTAACGACATCCCGACGTTCCGCGTCGACCATATGCCGTACGGCGGCGTGAAAGAAAGCGGGTTTGGCCGCGAGGGGATCCGCTATGCGATCGAGGAAATGACGGAGTTGAAATTGATTATTTTTAACCAGAATTAA
- a CDS encoding cyclase family protein has product MNIKTLIDLTMPITAQTPVYPGDPKPKIEPAATFAQDGYHVSRLVLGSHSGTHVDAPFHFYEHGWRLDDVPLTYFLGRGAVINATGKAEGEAVTMADAAPYIPKLSPGTIVLFHTGWSQYAGTKRYFHHPYVAPDVIEAMLERGVRTFFIDALNIDPPDSSSFRAHELILGANGVIGENFVNFERIDFDDPYIIALPLSLPGCDGSPVRAVAVQWA; this is encoded by the coding sequence ATGAACATCAAAACACTCATCGACCTCACCATGCCGATCACGGCCCAAACTCCGGTGTACCCGGGGGATCCGAAGCCGAAAATCGAACCGGCGGCGACGTTCGCCCAAGACGGCTATCACGTCAGCCGCCTTGTGCTTGGGTCGCATAGCGGCACGCATGTGGATGCGCCGTTTCACTTTTACGAACACGGTTGGCGGCTCGATGACGTGCCGCTCACGTATTTTCTTGGCCGCGGCGCCGTGATCAATGCCACCGGAAAAGCGGAAGGCGAAGCGGTGACGATGGCCGATGCCGCTCCGTATATCCCGAAGCTGTCGCCGGGAACCATTGTGTTGTTTCATACCGGCTGGTCGCAATACGCCGGAACAAAGCGGTATTTCCATCATCCGTACGTCGCGCCGGATGTGATTGAAGCAATGCTGGAGCGGGGCGTGCGGACGTTTTTCATCGACGCGCTCAACATCGACCCGCCGGACAGCTCGTCGTTCCGCGCCCACGAACTTATTCTTGGTGCCAACGGGGTGATCGGGGAAAATTTCGTGAACTTCGAGCGAATCGATTTTGATGACCCGTATATTATTGCCCTCCCCCTTTCCTTGCCTGGCTGCGACGGTTCGCCTGTTCGGGCGGTGGCGGTGCAGTGGGCGTAA
- a CDS encoding D-serine ammonia-lyase translates to MMTKNEIQKWVKEFPLLEMIMAAEEVFWRNPKYHAFAQAIQTIPLRERDVKEAEERLRRFAPYIAKAFPETRPAYGIIESPLVRIPNMKQRLEKMFQTNIEGELLLKCDSHLPISGSIKARGGIYEVLKHAEDLALANGMITIGDDYAVMDSEKFRQFFSRYSLVVGSTGNLGLSIGIIGAKLGFRVTVHMSADAKQWKKDLLRSKGVTVIEHLTDYNNVVEEARRQSAEDPTSYFIDDENSIHLFLGYAVAAFRLKKQLEDMNITVDEKHPLFVYLPCGVGGGPGGVTFGLKLVYGDHVHCFFAEPTHSPCMLLGLMTGEHDRVSVQDFGLDNKTEADGLAVGRPSRLVGNMLENVISGVYTVDDSTLYRLLAAMVETEEIYLEPSALAGVAGPVRLFRDLAGQTYVEANGLKEKMKNAVHIGWATGGSMVPKDVMEAYYREGVRIETMTGNGFSEGR, encoded by the coding sequence ATGATGACCAAAAACGAAATCCAAAAGTGGGTAAAGGAATTCCCGCTGCTTGAAATGATCATGGCGGCCGAAGAGGTGTTTTGGCGCAATCCAAAATATCACGCGTTTGCGCAAGCCATTCAAACGATTCCTTTACGCGAACGCGATGTCAAGGAGGCGGAAGAACGATTGCGCCGCTTTGCCCCCTACATCGCGAAGGCATTTCCCGAGACGCGGCCGGCCTATGGCATCATCGAATCCCCTTTAGTCCGGATTCCGAACATGAAACAGCGTTTAGAAAAGATGTTTCAGACCAACATTGAGGGGGAGCTGTTGCTGAAATGCGACAGCCATCTTCCCATCTCCGGGTCGATCAAGGCGAGAGGGGGAATCTACGAGGTTCTGAAACATGCCGAAGACCTCGCGCTCGCCAACGGGATGATCACCATAGGAGACGACTATGCGGTCATGGACAGCGAGAAATTCAGGCAATTCTTTTCCCGCTATTCTCTGGTCGTCGGTTCGACAGGGAACTTGGGCTTGAGCATCGGCATCATCGGGGCAAAGCTTGGGTTCCGCGTCACCGTTCATATGTCAGCCGATGCGAAACAATGGAAAAAAGACTTATTGCGAAGCAAAGGGGTCACCGTCATCGAACATCTCACTGATTACAACAACGTGGTGGAAGAGGCGCGAAGACAGTCCGCCGAGGATCCAACGTCGTATTTTATCGATGATGAAAACTCGATCCATCTGTTTTTAGGCTATGCGGTGGCGGCGTTTCGGCTGAAAAAGCAATTAGAGGACATGAACATCACGGTTGATGAAAAACACCCGCTCTTTGTGTATCTTCCTTGCGGCGTCGGCGGCGGTCCGGGCGGGGTGACGTTTGGGCTGAAGCTCGTGTACGGCGATCATGTCCATTGCTTTTTCGCTGAGCCGACGCATTCGCCTTGCATGCTGCTCGGCCTGATGACAGGAGAGCACGACCGCGTGTCGGTGCAAGATTTTGGCCTCGACAATAAGACCGAAGCGGACGGGCTAGCGGTGGGCCGGCCGTCGCGGCTGGTGGGGAACATGCTTGAGAACGTCATCAGCGGCGTCTATACGGTGGACGATTCGACGCTTTACCGCTTGCTCGCGGCGATGGTGGAAACGGAGGAAATCTATTTAGAGCCGTCCGCCTTGGCGGGGGTGGCGGGGCCTGTTCGGCTGTTTCGTGATTTGGCGGGGCAAACGTACGTAGAGGCAAACGGTTTGAAAGAAAAGATGAAAAACGCCGTCCATATTGGCTGGGCGACGGGTGGAAGCATGGTGCCAAAGGATGTGATGGAGGCCTATTATCGGGAAGGCGTGCGCATCGAAACGATGACAGGGAACGGTTTTTCTGAAGGACGATAA
- a CDS encoding MFS transporter: MGNRRGLSLLFLVMFLVMAGFGIIIPVLPFYAEKIGATPTQLGWLMAVYSLMQFLFAPMWGNLSDRYGRKPMLLIGISGLALSFFLLAVATKLWMLFAARIIGGCLSAATMPAAMAYVADVTTEEDRGKGMGMIGAAVGLGFIFGPGIGGVFSKASLTAPFWMAGSLALLTALFVFVFLHESLPREKRTNIRTKRPSLAASLQGPVARLYLLQLITTFSLAGLEATFAYFAAERAGLSSTELGYIFMIMGLAGAIVQGGLLGKLIRSFGEGAVIRVGLFLSAVGFFLILFVHSFWTAALYLTIFGIGNGVIRPCVSALLTKYTADGQGSATGVLSSFDSLGRIGGPAIAGWLFTLKSSLPYMAGIVLTFISFAVFHSFQRTMMQKDSAL, encoded by the coding sequence ATGGGCAATCGCCGTGGTTTATCGCTTTTGTTTCTCGTGATGTTTTTGGTCATGGCCGGGTTTGGCATCATTATCCCTGTCCTTCCATTTTACGCAGAAAAAATCGGCGCGACACCAACGCAGCTCGGCTGGTTGATGGCCGTTTATTCGCTCATGCAATTTTTATTTGCGCCGATGTGGGGGAATTTATCGGACCGCTATGGACGAAAACCGATGTTGCTCATCGGTATTTCTGGCTTAGCACTTTCGTTTTTCTTGCTCGCCGTCGCGACAAAGCTTTGGATGTTGTTTGCCGCTCGCATCATCGGCGGATGTCTATCGGCGGCCACGATGCCGGCCGCTATGGCGTACGTCGCAGATGTGACAACGGAAGAAGACCGGGGCAAAGGAATGGGGATGATCGGAGCGGCCGTTGGGCTTGGATTCATTTTCGGACCGGGGATCGGCGGCGTGTTCTCGAAAGCGAGCTTAACCGCTCCGTTTTGGATGGCAGGCAGCTTGGCGCTCTTGACCGCTCTATTCGTTTTCGTTTTCTTGCATGAGTCGCTTCCGAGAGAAAAACGAACGAATATACGAACAAAGCGGCCCTCGCTTGCGGCCTCCCTCCAAGGGCCTGTAGCGCGCCTATACTTACTGCAGCTGATCACAACGTTTTCCCTCGCTGGACTTGAAGCGACGTTCGCCTATTTTGCCGCTGAACGTGCGGGGCTTTCGTCGACGGAACTTGGCTACATCTTTATGATCATGGGGCTTGCAGGGGCCATCGTCCAAGGAGGGTTGCTTGGAAAACTGATCCGCTCATTCGGGGAAGGAGCTGTCATTCGTGTCGGGCTGTTCTTGTCAGCAGTTGGCTTTTTTCTCATTTTATTCGTTCACAGCTTTTGGACAGCCGCGCTCTATTTAACGATTTTCGGCATTGGAAACGGCGTCATCCGCCCGTGCGTCTCCGCGTTGTTGACGAAATATACGGCGGATGGCCAAGGAAGCGCAACAGGCGTCTTATCATCGTTCGATTCGCTCGGCCGCATCGGCGGTCCGGCGATCGCCGGCTGGTTGTTCACCTTAAAGTCCAGTTTGCCATATATGGCAGGGATTGTGCTAACATTCATTTCCTTTGCTGTTTTTCACTCGTTTCAACGAACGATGATGCAAAAAGACTCGGCCCTTTGA
- a CDS encoding GNAT family N-acetyltransferase, which yields MNIVPTKQLDRAIVNQFFTNHWGSPQMVVSTGIYTCSELDGFAAVENGQRIIGLITFIIRGSECEIISLDSIMENRGIGSALLHEAEAWARQQRCTAVQLITTNDNLHALRFYQKRGYQIVNVFPNAVDKARQIKPNIPKTSPDGIPIRDELLLVKPLV from the coding sequence TTGAACATCGTTCCAACCAAACAGTTGGACCGCGCCATCGTCAACCAGTTTTTCACCAACCATTGGGGAAGTCCGCAAATGGTTGTTTCAACCGGCATCTATACCTGCAGCGAGCTGGATGGATTTGCGGCTGTTGAGAACGGTCAGCGGATCATCGGACTGATTACATTCATCATCCGTGGCAGCGAATGCGAGATCATCTCGCTAGACAGCATAATGGAAAACCGCGGCATCGGCAGCGCCCTTTTGCATGAGGCAGAGGCATGGGCGAGACAACAAAGGTGCACGGCTGTTCAACTGATCACTACCAACGACAACTTGCATGCCCTTCGTTTCTATCAAAAGCGCGGCTATCAAATTGTGAACGTCTTTCCCAACGCTGTCGACAAGGCGCGACAAATCAAGCCAAACATTCCGAAAACAAGTCCTGACGGCATTCCTATTCGAGATGAGTTGTTGCTGGTCAAACCACTGGTGTGA
- a CDS encoding ISLre2 family transposase: protein MKHLTTEWPLLKELEEQLVRTLQKVFAVLLATLLEEIDQQLAEARDKRRYQLKDKRPTTIQTLFGEVTFRRNYYYDRQAGAYTFLLDAELGFDGAQSISPCLEETAVELAVECSSYRKAARTLESIVGYAVLSHEAIRQLVLEAPVSLHRPVSQRHGRVLFVEADGLFISRQGKGKRAKEEKILAVHEGWKRNGSQLELVNRRHYLHEGAGDVWERFEEWLMNEYAYDSCRDLLIINGDAASWITACREYFGKRACFQLDRFHVARELRQCLSGHPRWREVRRKLAKQDEEGLLVELNSAVGTLGDEGKEQQLAALIRRIESMPGCIRDYREWLSEQGVETTGMRPMGHAESVMSRFAHRVKSRRSWKDQGLRAFLRAMAARIDGIWRRNGQLVEEEETRTAASASTKSKRVEQAKRKAGRLWADVVRQNLPCLQRSSGTPIHQALSALRDGGWV from the coding sequence ATGAAACATCTTACCACAGAATGGCCTTTATTAAAAGAGCTGGAGGAACAATTAGTCAGAACTCTTCAAAAGGTGTTCGCTGTCTTGTTGGCGACCCTTTTGGAGGAGATTGATCAACAACTGGCGGAAGCGCGGGACAAGCGGCGGTATCAGCTGAAAGACAAACGGCCGACCACGATCCAAACGCTGTTTGGAGAAGTGACGTTCCGACGGAACTACTACTATGATCGGCAGGCGGGGGCGTATACCTTCTTGCTGGATGCCGAACTGGGCTTTGATGGAGCGCAGTCGATCAGCCCTTGCCTCGAGGAAACGGCGGTCGAGTTGGCCGTAGAGTGCTCTTCCTACCGCAAAGCGGCCCGTACGTTGGAGTCGATCGTGGGGTATGCGGTCCTAAGCCACGAGGCGATTCGCCAACTGGTGCTGGAGGCCCCTGTCTCGCTGCACCGCCCTGTTTCCCAACGGCACGGCCGGGTGCTGTTTGTGGAGGCGGATGGACTGTTTATTTCCCGCCAGGGGAAAGGGAAACGGGCGAAAGAAGAGAAAATCCTGGCGGTTCACGAGGGATGGAAACGAAACGGTTCGCAGCTCGAGCTCGTGAACCGGCGCCACTACCTCCATGAAGGGGCGGGAGACGTGTGGGAACGGTTTGAAGAGTGGCTGATGAACGAATATGCCTATGATTCGTGCCGGGACCTTTTGATCATCAACGGCGACGCGGCGTCGTGGATCACGGCCTGCCGGGAGTATTTTGGGAAGCGGGCGTGCTTTCAGCTGGATCGATTTCATGTGGCGCGGGAGCTGCGTCAGTGTCTGTCCGGCCATCCGCGTTGGCGGGAGGTGCGGAGGAAGCTGGCGAAACAAGACGAAGAAGGACTTTTGGTCGAGCTGAACAGCGCGGTCGGCACGTTGGGGGACGAAGGCAAAGAACAACAGCTGGCCGCCTTGATTCGCCGGATCGAGTCGATGCCGGGATGCATCCGGGACTATCGGGAGTGGCTGTCGGAGCAAGGGGTGGAGACGACCGGCATGCGTCCGATGGGCCACGCCGAGAGCGTGATGAGCCGGTTTGCGCATCGGGTGAAATCCCGCCGCAGCTGGAAAGACCAAGGGCTTCGGGCGTTTCTGAGGGCGATGGCGGCCCGAATCGACGGGATTTGGCGGAGAAATGGGCAGTTGGTGGAGGAAGAAGAGACCCGAACGGCGGCCTCGGCCTCAACAAAGTCCAAGCGGGTTGAACAGGCCAAACGGAAGGCCGGACGGTTATGGGCAGATGTGGTGCGTCAGAATCTACCGTGTCTGCAGCGGTCATCCGGGACGCCGATCCATCAAGCGTTGTCGGCGCTCCGGGATGGTGGTTGGGTGTAA
- a CDS encoding PTS transporter subunit IIBC — protein sequence MKLTSFDFWQKFGKALMVVVAVMPAAGLMISLGKLIGMMSGDVSFVQSIARIMEDIGWAIIVNLHILFAVAIGGSWAKERAGGAFAALIAFILINRITGAIFGVNNAMLQDPEATVVTITGSKLIVKDYFISVLGAPALNMGVFVGIISGFLGASLYNKYYNFDRLPKSLNFFNGKRFVPFVVIAGSVITALILSIVWPSVQSLLNGFGRWIATSKDTAPIIAPFIFGTLERLLLPFGLHHMLTVPVNYTELGGTYTILTGSKAGQIVAGQDPLWLAWITDLNNLLASGDTKTYHHLLETVHPARFKVGQVITSTASLIGVALAMYINVDKDKREKYKSMFFSAALAVFLTGVTEPIEFMFMFVAPVLYIVYAITTGLAFALADLIHLRIHAFGFIEFLTRTPMIIKAGLVKDLVNFAISCLAFFGINFVVFNALIKKLNLPTPGRNGNYIEAEEPAQSQSKNTTNDDSLAAHIIELLGGKDNIEDVDACMTRLRVTVKDIHKVASEQEWKTAGALGLILKDKGVQAIYGPKADVLKSNIQDLLGV from the coding sequence ATGAAATTGACATCATTCGATTTTTGGCAAAAGTTCGGGAAAGCATTGATGGTCGTTGTTGCTGTCATGCCTGCAGCCGGTTTGATGATTTCATTAGGAAAATTAATTGGCATGATGAGCGGAGATGTTTCATTCGTGCAATCGATTGCACGGATTATGGAGGATATCGGTTGGGCGATCATTGTCAATCTCCATATTTTATTTGCGGTCGCAATCGGGGGCTCTTGGGCAAAAGAGCGTGCAGGCGGAGCTTTTGCGGCACTTATTGCATTTATTTTAATTAACCGTATCACAGGAGCGATTTTTGGCGTCAATAATGCCATGTTGCAAGACCCAGAAGCAACTGTCGTCACCATTACTGGAAGCAAACTAATTGTTAAAGATTACTTTATCTCTGTTCTCGGAGCTCCGGCATTAAACATGGGGGTTTTTGTAGGAATCATTTCAGGATTTTTAGGAGCTTCCTTATATAATAAATATTATAACTTTGATCGTCTTCCAAAATCTCTTAATTTCTTTAATGGGAAAAGATTTGTTCCATTTGTTGTGATCGCTGGTTCAGTTATCACAGCGCTTATTTTATCGATCGTATGGCCGTCTGTTCAAAGCTTATTAAACGGATTTGGACGTTGGATCGCTACGTCTAAAGATACAGCGCCAATCATTGCACCTTTTATTTTCGGTACGTTGGAGCGTCTCTTATTGCCATTTGGCTTACATCATATGTTAACAGTGCCAGTGAACTATACAGAGCTCGGTGGAACCTATACGATTTTAACCGGTTCAAAAGCAGGACAAATCGTTGCTGGTCAAGATCCTTTATGGCTTGCATGGATCACCGATTTAAACAACCTGTTAGCTTCTGGAGACACAAAAACATACCATCATTTGCTTGAAACCGTTCATCCAGCACGATTTAAAGTTGGACAAGTGATTACATCGACCGCTTCTCTCATCGGTGTTGCATTAGCTATGTATATCAATGTTGATAAAGACAAGCGCGAAAAATATAAATCCATGTTTTTCTCTGCAGCATTAGCCGTATTTTTGACAGGCGTGACAGAACCGATCGAATTCATGTTTATGTTTGTCGCACCCGTTTTATATATTGTGTATGCGATTACAACTGGTTTAGCGTTTGCCCTTGCCGATCTAATCCATTTACGTATTCACGCATTTGGCTTTATTGAATTTTTAACAAGAACACCAATGATCATTAAAGCAGGACTTGTAAAAGATTTGGTGAACTTCGCTATTTCTTGCCTTGCATTTTTCGGCATCAACTTTGTTGTATTCAATGCACTGATTAAAAAACTGAACTTGCCAACACCGGGTCGAAACGGAAACTATATAGAAGCAGAAGAGCCAGCTCAATCTCAATCAAAAAATACAACCAATGACGATTCTTTAGCCGCTCATATTATTGAATTACTCGGCGGCAAAGATAACATTGAGGATGTCGATGCGTGCATGACACGTTTACGTGTAACGGTAAAAGATATTCATAAAGTGGCTTCTGAACAAGAGTGGAAAACAGCAGGAGCACTCGGATTAATTTTAAAAGATAAAGGCGTTCAAGCCATTTATGGACCAAAAGCAGATGTTTTAAAATCCAATATTCAAGATCTTTTAGGGGTTTAA
- a CDS encoding endonuclease/exonuclease/phosphatase family protein: protein MKLLTLNCHSWQEENQLQKIKYLAEIINEKKYDVIALQEVSQSIEAPYIYENIKEDNFAFILLKNLEQLGCRDYSLVWDFAHIGYEKYEEGLAILTKHPIIKKHSFYVSKNQNPLFWKTRKIVGATIRWHGRPLSFYSCHLGWWHDEEEPFGDQFDTLLKKIEYEDAFFLMGDFNNDAHIRGEGYDYMMSRGLYDTYVLAKEKDSGTTVQGKIDGWNENEKNLRIDLILSNKLLHVKYSKTIFNGQNGHVISDHFGVEVEIEDGLA, encoded by the coding sequence ATGAAATTACTAACATTAAATTGCCACTCATGGCAAGAGGAAAATCAATTACAAAAAATTAAGTATTTAGCTGAAATCATAAACGAAAAAAAATACGATGTCATCGCTTTGCAAGAAGTAAGCCAATCGATTGAAGCTCCATACATCTATGAAAACATAAAAGAAGATAACTTTGCATTCATTTTATTAAAAAATCTTGAGCAACTCGGTTGTCGTGATTATTCTCTCGTTTGGGATTTTGCTCATATCGGCTATGAGAAATATGAAGAAGGATTAGCCATTTTAACAAAACATCCTATTATAAAGAAACATTCTTTCTATGTTTCTAAAAATCAGAATCCTTTATTTTGGAAAACTCGTAAAATCGTTGGGGCAACCATTCGTTGGCATGGACGCCCTCTCTCGTTTTATTCTTGTCATCTTGGTTGGTGGCATGATGAAGAAGAACCTTTCGGCGATCAGTTTGATACACTTCTTAAAAAAATTGAATATGAAGACGCTTTCTTCCTCATGGGCGATTTTAATAACGACGCCCACATTCGTGGAGAGGGCTATGATTACATGATGAGTAGAGGGCTTTATGACACATACGTACTAGCAAAAGAGAAGGATAGCGGTACTACGGTTCAAGGGAAAATTGATGGTTGGAATGAAAACGAAAAAAACTTACGCATTGATTTGATTCTATCAAACAAGCTTTTACACGTAAAATACTCTAAAACCATTTTTAACGGCCAAAATGGCCATGTCATTTCTGACCATTTCGGAGTAGAGGTAGAAATTGAAGACGGACTCGCCTAG
- the ybaK gene encoding Cys-tRNA(Pro) deacylase, translating to MKQAKTNAMRLLDREGILYDVWTYENNDGKIDGVSVAKKIGKDPKTVYKTLVTKGSSGTIYVFVIPVEAELDLKKAAKAAQEKKVELLPVHEIEKHTGYVRGGCSPIGMKKQYATFIDETALQLKKIIVSAGKIGMQIELCVDDLQKMTGAKLVDLVKEKEKDGHN from the coding sequence ATGAAACAAGCAAAAACGAACGCGATGCGTCTATTAGACCGAGAAGGCATCTTATATGATGTGTGGACATATGAAAACAACGATGGAAAAATCGATGGGGTATCCGTAGCGAAAAAAATCGGAAAAGACCCAAAAACCGTCTATAAAACGTTAGTGACAAAAGGAAGCAGCGGAACGATTTACGTATTTGTCATTCCTGTAGAGGCGGAACTTGATTTGAAAAAAGCAGCGAAAGCGGCACAAGAGAAAAAAGTAGAGCTTCTTCCTGTTCATGAGATTGAAAAGCACACAGGCTATGTTCGCGGCGGATGTTCACCGATTGGAATGAAGAAGCAATATGCCACGTTTATTGATGAAACGGCTCTTCAACTTAAAAAAATCATTGTCAGTGCAGGAAAGATTGGCATGCAAATCGAACTGTGCGTCGATGATTTGCAGAAGATGACGGGTGCAAAGCTCGTCGATCTTGTAAAAGAAAAAGAAAAAGACGGACACAACTAG